Proteins from a genomic interval of Syngnathoides biaculeatus isolate LvHL_M chromosome 23, ASM1980259v1, whole genome shotgun sequence:
- the atf3 gene encoding cyclic AMP-dependent transcription factor ATF-3 codes for MMLQNSRPTLADISCSALVPRLSPPGSLSLDDLSHLTPSANDDLGLAVRAERLGADVSSDGASSCSDLGTGGKTQLSQTEFERRKRRRENNKAAAAKCRKKKKDRTEYLLQESEKLESVNVNLKAQIKALNQQKQHLSYMLNQHRPTCIVRAQNGRTPDEDTNLFVRHLQESQGAICAQTAIFALQDGAGSIFDAPELDPAGGLLSLDHVQCSVSM; via the exons ATGATGCTGCAAAACTCTCGCCCGACGTTGGCCGACATCAGCTGCTCGGCGCTGGTCCCGCGTTTGTCTCCGCCGGGCTCGCTGTCGCTGGACGACTTGAGCCACCTGACGCCCAGCGCCAACGACGACCTGGGCCTCGCCGTCCGGGCCGAGAGGCTCGGCGCCGACGTCAGCTCGGACGGCGCCAGCTCCTGCTCGGACCTCGGCACCGGAGGGAAGACACAG CTGTCGCAGACCGAATTCGAAAGGAGGAAGCGACGGAGGGAGAACAACAAGGCCGCCGCCGCCAAATGCCGCAAAAAGAAGAAGGACAGGACGGAATATTTGCTGCAA GAGTCGGAGAAGCTGGAGAGCGTCAACGTCAACCTGAAGGCTCAGATCAAAGCTCTGAACCAGCAGAAGCAGCACCTGTCCTACATGCTCAACCAGCACCGGCCCACCTGCATCGTCCGGGCCCAGAACGGACGAACCCCCGACGAGGACACCAACCTCTTCGTGCGCCACCTACAGGAGAGCCAGGGCGCCATCTGCGCCCAGACCGCCATCTTTGCCCTCCAAGACGGCGCCGGCTCCATCTTCGACGCCCCGGAACTGGACCCCGCAGGCGGGCTCCTGAGCCTGGACCACGTCCAGTGTTCGGTTTCCATGTGA